The following coding sequences lie in one Paenibacillus durus ATCC 35681 genomic window:
- a CDS encoding M15 family metallopeptidase: protein MRKNLWIPLLFLAVIAVGWGIGKYTSPARSIGGGAASVNQPGLNGAAAQPPGESPSPSASPADTQGSGGTQPASESPSPSASPAAQGGGGTQPAGESPAPSASPATQGGGEAQLAATEPDSIGVMVNKQYGLPDNYKPADLVYPNVPFIFKEKIEKRMMRKEAAHALEEMFAGAKRDGVYLAGVSAYRSEKTQQGLFNAYAERDGEDKARTYSAVPGYSEHQTGLAIDLSGKDGTCAAESCFAGTKEADWLARHAPEYGYIIRYPEGKEASTGYMYEPWHVRYVGKEAARSIAERGITLEEYYNVVPVSK from the coding sequence ATGCGCAAAAACTTATGGATTCCCCTCCTGTTCCTGGCCGTTATCGCCGTCGGCTGGGGAATAGGGAAATATACATCACCGGCAAGATCTATTGGCGGAGGGGCCGCATCCGTGAATCAGCCTGGCCTGAATGGCGCGGCGGCGCAGCCCCCGGGCGAATCGCCGTCCCCGTCGGCCTCCCCGGCGGACACGCAGGGCAGCGGAGGGACGCAGCCTGCTAGCGAATCGCCGTCCCCGTCAGCCTCCCCGGCGGCGCAGGGCGGTGGAGGGACGCAGCCTGCTGGCGAATCGCCCGCCCCGTCAGCCTCCCCGGCGACGCAGGGCGGCGGCGAGGCCCAGCTTGCAGCGACGGAGCCGGACAGCATCGGCGTCATGGTGAACAAGCAGTACGGGCTGCCCGATAATTACAAGCCGGCCGATCTGGTATATCCCAACGTTCCGTTTATATTTAAGGAAAAGATCGAAAAGCGGATGATGCGCAAGGAAGCGGCTCATGCGCTTGAGGAGATGTTCGCGGGCGCGAAGCGGGACGGCGTGTATTTGGCGGGGGTCTCCGCCTATCGCTCCGAGAAGACGCAGCAGGGCCTGTTCAACGCCTATGCGGAGCGGGACGGAGAGGATAAAGCGCGTACCTACAGCGCCGTTCCCGGATACAGCGAGCATCAGACGGGCCTGGCGATCGACCTTTCCGGCAAGGACGGCACATGCGCGGCGGAGAGCTGTTTTGCCGGAACGAAGGAAGCGGACTGGCTGGCGCGGCATGCGCCGGAGTATGGTTATATCATCCGTTATCCGGAAGGCAAGGAAGCCTCCACGGGCTATATGTACGAGCCTTGGCATGTTCGGTATGTGGGTAAGGAAGCCGCCCGTTCCATCGCGGAACGAGGCATTACGCTGGAGGAATATTATAACGTTGTGCCGGTATCCAAATAA
- a CDS encoding DEAD/DEAH box helicase — MPGFKELGVSEALTALLKGNGIVQATPVQAEAIPPLVQGLDVIARAKTGTGKTLAFLLPILDKIRPDRPVPQALIMAPTRELALQITEEARKLTRQSDIKILAVYGGQDVEKQLRKLEGGRHLIIGTPGRLLDHMRRGTLALGGVNMLVLDEADQMLHMGFLDEVESVITAIPSRRQTMLFSATMPEPIKQLAASYMKQPLDIVIKSGSPIPLDNIRQQVIECTDRTKEEALKALIERDRPYLAIIFCRTKRRVSKLSDALREAGYDCDELHGDLSQNKREAVMKTFREAKLQLLVATDVAARGLDVEGVTHVFNYDMPLDVDSYIHRIGRTGRAGGKGLAITFASPRDRAGLEMIERGISQRLERRRFEKGEFGEAKFATGTGGGARAGEAREAGRTGRGPFAGGSRTSGRGKDAGGRSRDAERDAGAARMARRRTNAPRTAGAGRRRVSRPLAADRPGAAAGTAAPAQPPPVLAAGAADAAAKRAAKAADAAVKRGQDNDNLAGIALGAAATFAALGLSI; from the coding sequence TTGCCGGGCTTTAAAGAATTGGGAGTTTCAGAGGCGCTGACCGCGCTTCTTAAAGGGAATGGCATTGTACAGGCTACCCCGGTGCAGGCGGAGGCGATTCCGCCGCTCGTGCAGGGGCTGGATGTTATAGCAAGAGCAAAGACGGGCACGGGCAAGACGCTGGCTTTTCTGCTGCCGATATTGGATAAAATCAGGCCGGACCGTCCTGTTCCGCAGGCGCTGATCATGGCGCCGACGCGGGAGCTGGCGCTCCAGATTACGGAGGAAGCGCGGAAGCTTACGCGCCAGAGCGATATCAAGATTCTGGCGGTGTACGGTGGACAGGATGTGGAGAAGCAGCTGCGCAAGCTGGAAGGCGGCAGGCATCTCATTATCGGCACGCCGGGCAGGCTGCTGGACCATATGCGCCGGGGGACACTGGCTTTGGGCGGAGTAAATATGCTGGTGCTCGATGAAGCGGATCAGATGCTGCATATGGGCTTTTTGGACGAGGTAGAGAGCGTGATTACGGCAATCCCTTCGCGGCGGCAGACGATGCTGTTCTCGGCGACCATGCCGGAGCCGATCAAGCAGCTTGCGGCCAGCTATATGAAACAGCCGCTCGACATTGTGATCAAGAGCGGTTCTCCGATTCCGCTGGACAATATCCGCCAGCAGGTCATCGAATGTACCGACCGAACCAAGGAAGAGGCGCTTAAGGCGCTGATCGAACGGGACCGGCCGTATTTGGCCATTATCTTCTGCCGGACGAAGCGCCGGGTGTCGAAGCTGAGCGACGCTCTGCGGGAAGCAGGTTATGACTGCGACGAGCTGCACGGCGACCTGTCGCAGAATAAGCGGGAGGCGGTCATGAAGACGTTCCGGGAGGCGAAGCTTCAGCTTCTCGTCGCAACGGACGTCGCTGCCCGCGGCCTTGATGTGGAAGGCGTAACCCATGTCTTCAACTACGACATGCCGCTGGACGTGGACAGCTACATCCACCGCATCGGCCGGACCGGCCGGGCTGGGGGCAAGGGGCTCGCGATCACCTTCGCCTCGCCGCGCGACCGCGCCGGGCTTGAGATGATCGAGCGCGGCATTTCGCAGCGGCTGGAGCGCCGCCGCTTTGAGAAGGGCGAATTCGGCGAGGCCAAATTCGCCACGGGCACGGGCGGCGGCGCCCGTGCGGGCGAGGCCCGCGAGGCCGGGCGGACCGGGCGCGGGCCGTTCGCTGGCGGCTCGCGGACGAGCGGCCGCGGCAAGGACGCGGGCGGCCGGAGCCGGGACGCCGAGCGGGACGCCGGAGCCGCCAGGATGGCGCGGCGCCGGACAAACGCGCCGCGCACGGCGGGCGCGGGCCGTCGCAGGGTAAGCCGTCCTCTGGCGGCGGACAGGCCCGGAGCGGCGGCAGGCACGGCGGCGCCGGCACAGCCGCCTCCGGTCCTAGCGGCCGGGGCAGCGGACGCAGCGGCGAAGCGGGCCGCAAAGGCGGCAGACGCGGCCGTTAAGCGGGGCCAGGATAACGACAACCTGGCAGGAATTGCACTGGGGGCGGCTGCAACATTTGCCGCCCTAGGCCTGTCTATATAG
- a CDS encoding ABC1 kinase family protein translates to MVRIRHAGRYRSIAMALMRHGFGFMVEELGLYRVLSLPRRLVTQEVQHPSRTLGERIRLVLEDLGPTFVKLGQVASTRSDLLPESIINELVKLQDDVPPFPAETAMNILEQELDQPLSEIFDSFEETPLAAASIGQVHRGVLLGGQPVAIKIQRPGVMRMMSRDLEILRDLTALAERRLGWARQYSLSRMAEEFSRSLMNELDYSQEGRSAERIAQQLEDNKSVYIPAIYWDYSSSRVLTMEFVEGITLNRREALLSRGVNLKDTAERLVDIMLRQIFIDGFFHADPHPGNVMVTDSGKLALIDFGMVGRLSEETRDHLSSLIIALMRKNTEAMVRAILRLGVIPEDADQSALYEDMDRLREEYYDVPFSQVSIGKALNDLFAVARRHRLAIPPDLAMLGKTMLTLEGVVGNLDPSFSIIQMAEPFGRQLVKQRFSSSRLQRKLWGGVAELAESLVELPGQARQLSALISKGRLKVEVGVPELQSLLRKLDRIGNRLSFSIVLLAFSIIMVGLIIGSSLRREPSVLWNFPTVEIGSVVALLMFIWLLYSIFKSGRF, encoded by the coding sequence ATGGTCCGGATTAGACATGCCGGACGTTACCGTTCCATCGCCATGGCGCTGATGCGCCATGGCTTCGGCTTTATGGTGGAAGAACTGGGGTTGTACCGCGTGTTGTCGCTTCCGCGCCGGCTGGTAACGCAGGAAGTCCAGCACCCCAGCCGGACGCTGGGAGAGCGAATCCGGCTGGTGCTGGAGGATTTGGGGCCGACCTTTGTCAAGCTGGGCCAGGTTGCCAGCACACGATCGGACCTGCTTCCGGAATCGATCATTAATGAATTGGTCAAGCTCCAGGATGATGTGCCGCCTTTTCCGGCGGAAACGGCCATGAATATCCTGGAACAGGAGCTGGATCAGCCGCTCAGTGAGATCTTCGACTCTTTTGAAGAGACGCCGCTCGCCGCCGCCTCCATCGGGCAGGTCCACCGCGGCGTTCTGCTTGGCGGGCAGCCGGTGGCCATCAAAATTCAGCGGCCCGGCGTGATGCGCATGATGAGCCGCGATCTGGAAATTCTCCGCGATCTGACGGCGCTTGCCGAGAGGCGGCTGGGTTGGGCAAGGCAGTACAGTCTCTCCCGGATGGCGGAGGAATTCTCCAGATCGCTGATGAACGAGCTGGACTACAGCCAGGAGGGCAGGAGCGCCGAGAGAATCGCGCAGCAGCTTGAAGATAATAAATCGGTCTATATTCCGGCGATTTACTGGGATTACTCTTCCTCTCGCGTGCTGACGATGGAGTTTGTCGAGGGGATTACGCTGAATCGGCGCGAAGCGCTGCTGAGCAGGGGGGTCAACCTTAAGGATACCGCAGAGCGTCTGGTGGATATTATGCTGAGGCAGATTTTTATCGACGGCTTCTTTCATGCCGACCCCCATCCCGGGAACGTGATGGTGACGGACAGCGGAAAGCTTGCGCTGATAGATTTCGGCATGGTCGGCAGGCTGAGCGAGGAGACAAGGGACCATTTGTCGAGCCTCATCATCGCCCTGATGCGCAAAAATACGGAAGCTATGGTACGGGCGATTTTGCGCCTTGGCGTCATTCCGGAAGATGCGGATCAATCTGCGCTCTACGAGGACATGGACCGGCTGAGAGAGGAATACTATGACGTCCCGTTCAGCCAGGTCAGCATTGGGAAAGCGCTGAATGATCTGTTCGCGGTGGCCCGGCGCCATCGTCTGGCGATTCCGCCCGATCTGGCGATGCTGGGGAAGACGATGCTGACTCTGGAAGGGGTCGTGGGCAATTTGGACCCTTCCTTCAGCATCATTCAAATGGCGGAGCCTTTTGGCAGGCAGCTTGTGAAGCAGCGCTTCAGCAGCAGCCGCCTGCAGCGCAAGCTGTGGGGCGGAGTTGCGGAGCTTGCCGAAAGCCTTGTAGAGCTGCCTGGACAAGCCCGACAGCTGTCGGCGCTGATCAGCAAGGGCAGGCTGAAGGTGGAGGTCGGCGTGCCCGAACTGCAAAGCCTGCTGCGCAAGCTGGACCGGATTGGCAACCGGCTCTCCTTCAGCATTGTGCTGCTGGCCTTCAGCATTATTATGGTCGGGCTGATTATCGGTTCATCGCTGCGCCGGGAACCGTCCGTGCTGTGGAATTTTCCTACCGTCGAGATCGGCTCGGTGGTTGCGCTGTTGATGTTCATCTGGCTGCTGTACTCGATTTTTAAATCGGGGCGGTTTTAG
- a CDS encoding phasin family protein encodes MSDLLKKAISLGVGLTVVSKEKVEKAVDELVKRGEVAPSESKALVERLIERGEEERSALKSAVQEQVQRVLKDLNVPAKSDISALEERIAVLEQRLAELEGLSREGTQPVPVEEIAPDTHTD; translated from the coding sequence ATGAGCGATTTGTTAAAAAAAGCGATCTCTTTAGGAGTGGGACTCACCGTTGTCAGCAAGGAAAAGGTGGAGAAAGCCGTTGATGAGCTGGTCAAGCGGGGGGAAGTGGCTCCCTCGGAATCCAAGGCGCTCGTTGAGCGGCTGATTGAGCGGGGCGAAGAAGAACGAAGCGCGTTAAAATCGGCGGTTCAGGAACAGGTGCAGCGCGTGCTTAAAGACTTGAACGTTCCGGCAAAAAGCGACATCTCCGCTTTGGAGGAACGGATAGCCGTTCTGGAGCAGCGTTTGGCTGAACTGGAGGGCCTATCCCGAGAAGGAACGCAGCCGGTGCCGGTGGAAGAAATCGCGCCGGATACGCATACCGATTAA
- a CDS encoding ThuA domain-containing protein yields MDKRKCLLIGEYTHPRFHPLQGVDKQISHILNDLMTVQCTENKKMLLSENLSSYDLCIAYNELWNESVSPQQTAGLLSYVAGGGGLIVLHTGVSLANRNELAQLIGARFAGHPPYGPLEFRTREHDITEGVGSFALEEEPYRYEFDPFTEKTVLLEFEAGGQWWPAGWCHSYGLGRVVYLMPGHHEPTFRHPAVHTLLLQAATWAARIPLRK; encoded by the coding sequence ATGGATAAAAGAAAATGTCTGCTAATCGGCGAATACACGCATCCGAGGTTCCATCCGCTTCAGGGTGTGGATAAGCAAATCAGCCATATATTAAACGATTTGATGACCGTCCAGTGTACGGAAAATAAAAAAATGCTGCTGAGCGAAAATTTGAGCAGCTACGATTTGTGCATCGCATATAACGAGCTGTGGAATGAATCGGTCTCTCCGCAGCAGACGGCCGGACTGCTGAGCTATGTCGCCGGCGGCGGCGGACTCATTGTTCTGCATACAGGTGTGTCCCTTGCGAACCGGAATGAGCTTGCCCAATTGATCGGCGCCAGATTTGCCGGGCATCCGCCATACGGACCGCTTGAATTCCGCACGCGCGAGCATGATATAACGGAAGGGGTCGGGAGCTTTGCGCTGGAAGAAGAGCCGTACCGCTACGAATTCGACCCGTTTACGGAGAAGACGGTGCTGCTCGAGTTCGAGGCGGGCGGACAGTGGTGGCCGGCAGGCTGGTGCCACAGCTATGGCCTTGGACGGGTCGTCTATCTGATGCCGGGACATCATGAGCCGACGTTCCGCCATCCGGCGGTGCATACCCTGCTGCTGCAAGCAGCCACATGGGCGGCCCGCATTCCGCTTCGGAAGTAG
- a CDS encoding uroporphyrinogen-III synthase: MADQLTGITVALAGPRKSEELAKLVSNMGGTALLRPAQGTVFLDGEELRQGLESWTSNPPDWTILTTGMGLDALFKAAEDMGIEERLQEALAGSMIAARGYKTVNALKKRGLVPDVRDDDGSTTGLIRGLAPFDLRGKEVILQLHGDPAPRLNAWLEEAGAAVRQVLPYRHMPPQQEDLERLLTEITEEKVDAVAFTSAPQIRFLAEYALSCGKLQAMLHTFETGVLAVSVGRITSDALKEAGVKRIIMPEQERMGSMIVELGRYLAARS, translated from the coding sequence ATGGCAGATCAATTAACAGGCATCACCGTCGCCCTTGCCGGTCCGCGCAAATCGGAGGAGCTGGCGAAGCTGGTAAGCAACATGGGAGGCACCGCACTGCTGCGGCCCGCTCAGGGCACCGTGTTTCTGGACGGCGAAGAGCTCCGTCAAGGGCTGGAGTCTTGGACGAGTAATCCTCCCGACTGGACGATTCTGACAACCGGCATGGGACTGGATGCGCTGTTCAAGGCGGCGGAAGACATGGGAATCGAGGAGCGTCTGCAAGAAGCTCTGGCAGGCTCGATGATCGCGGCCCGGGGCTACAAGACAGTGAACGCGCTGAAGAAAAGAGGGCTTGTTCCGGATGTCCGCGACGATGATGGAAGTACGACCGGTCTCATCCGCGGCCTTGCGCCCTTCGATCTGCGGGGCAAGGAGGTTATTCTTCAGCTGCACGGCGATCCCGCCCCACGGCTGAACGCCTGGCTCGAAGAAGCCGGCGCAGCGGTTCGGCAGGTGCTGCCGTATCGGCATATGCCTCCGCAGCAGGAGGATCTTGAGCGGTTATTGACTGAGATAACGGAGGAGAAGGTCGATGCCGTTGCGTTCACCAGCGCTCCGCAGATACGCTTTCTGGCTGAATACGCACTAAGCTGCGGCAAGCTGCAGGCGATGCTTCACACTTTTGAGACCGGAGTACTTGCGGTTTCGGTGGGCCGGATTACGTCCGATGCGCTGAAGGAGGCGGGGGTGAAGCGGATCATCATGCCGGAGCAGGAACGGATGGGCAGCATGATCGTGGAGCTTGGCCGCTATTTAGCTGCCCGGAGCTAG
- a CDS encoding methyl-accepting chemotaxis protein, with amino-acid sequence MPKKVKAGLTLRTRLIATYLIVLMVPSIIIGTITFWTARNAVSDQLIINAQESVEAVNEIINSNIQSKINDVDYFIDAISSIGTNSETIEEGYAELKERVKEYAALHPDVLEVYVTTKTGQVIKASDTTPPSGYDPRLEDAYVSAVKKGKGVVISPVFTNTNKETVVSLSSMLKDRSGVFVLQLNLKQLAGLVDLKVGKKGYIMIMDGGKRFVMHPTEPLGEVSSRDFVTRMFKKDSGTFEYAFNGGKKSLTYMVNKLTGWRIAGTINTSEITGASDGIRTTALIVILASLLLGLVPIFFILRSLLLPLSRLSKATEVISKGDLSQDIGSFGKDEIGQLASNFKTMVASLREMILGVREMTDNVSSSAAELTAGAEQTTQAIEHVTIAIQEVASGSEQQVKSINQGMEGTIATTAEVKSISANMDEVTVMMDKTTRSAAEGNDSVIQVVDKINAIHETVEELGAVIDKLNERSGRIVGIVGIITGIARQTNLLALNASIEAARAGEQGRGFAVVAAEVRKLAEESEKSASQISEVISSIHSEVKIAIETMNNAKEKVSEGIMAVDTTGRSFSRIRRAVKGAAEKIEVMGKGVRTLSQEADGMEQAMEVLRIISQETSANTETISAAAQQQLASVEEIASSSSDLSRLADELQNLVSRFKLYDSAAADKLNEEPVEPGNDSADGGSQAGIAS; translated from the coding sequence ATGCCAAAGAAAGTCAAGGCCGGCTTGACTCTGCGCACAAGATTAATTGCCACTTATCTGATTGTATTGATGGTACCAAGCATCATCATCGGAACGATCACTTTTTGGACAGCCAGAAACGCTGTATCGGATCAGCTTATCATTAATGCGCAGGAAAGCGTCGAGGCTGTCAATGAGATCATTAATTCGAATATTCAGTCCAAAATAAACGACGTAGATTATTTTATCGATGCCATCTCCTCAATCGGGACCAATAGCGAGACGATCGAGGAAGGTTACGCCGAATTGAAAGAAAGAGTGAAGGAATACGCGGCGTTACACCCCGATGTGCTGGAGGTATACGTAACGACAAAAACGGGCCAAGTTATAAAAGCCTCCGATACCACTCCGCCCAGCGGATACGACCCTCGCCTTGAGGACGCTTATGTGAGCGCCGTCAAAAAAGGAAAGGGTGTAGTGATCTCACCGGTTTTTACTAACACAAATAAGGAGACGGTTGTCTCCTTATCCTCTATGCTTAAAGATAGAAGCGGTGTATTTGTTCTTCAATTGAATTTGAAGCAGCTCGCGGGTCTGGTCGATCTTAAGGTCGGCAAGAAAGGTTATATCATGATTATGGACGGCGGCAAAAGGTTCGTGATGCATCCCACGGAGCCTCTTGGCGAGGTATCTTCCCGGGATTTTGTAACAAGAATGTTCAAGAAGGATTCCGGCACGTTCGAATATGCCTTTAATGGAGGGAAGAAAAGCCTCACCTACATGGTTAATAAGCTGACCGGATGGAGAATCGCCGGCACAATCAACACCAGTGAAATTACCGGCGCGTCCGATGGTATCCGTACGACTGCCCTTATTGTCATTTTAGCCTCCCTGCTGCTTGGGCTGGTTCCGATTTTCTTTATTCTACGTTCCTTGCTCTTGCCTCTGAGCAGACTCAGCAAAGCGACGGAAGTGATCAGCAAGGGGGATTTGTCCCAGGATATCGGTTCCTTCGGAAAGGACGAAATCGGTCAACTGGCCTCCAACTTCAAAACGATGGTCGCAAGTCTCAGGGAGATGATACTTGGCGTTCGGGAAATGACCGACAATGTATCGTCCTCGGCGGCCGAACTGACGGCCGGTGCCGAGCAGACGACCCAGGCGATCGAGCATGTGACCATTGCGATTCAGGAAGTAGCTTCCGGCAGCGAGCAGCAGGTTAAGAGTATAAACCAAGGGATGGAAGGCACGATCGCGACTACCGCAGAGGTAAAGAGCATTTCCGCCAATATGGATGAAGTAACGGTGATGATGGATAAAACTACCCGCTCAGCGGCGGAGGGCAACGATTCAGTCATTCAGGTCGTCGACAAAATCAATGCCATCCACGAGACGGTTGAGGAACTGGGAGCAGTCATCGACAAGCTGAATGAACGCAGCGGCCGCATCGTAGGCATCGTTGGCATCATTACGGGTATTGCCCGGCAGACGAACCTGCTGGCGCTTAACGCTTCCATCGAGGCGGCAAGAGCCGGGGAGCAAGGCCGCGGCTTCGCAGTCGTCGCTGCGGAGGTCCGCAAGCTGGCCGAGGAATCGGAGAAATCGGCCAGTCAAATTTCGGAGGTTATTTCTTCCATTCACAGCGAAGTGAAGATAGCTATAGAAACGATGAACAATGCCAAAGAGAAGGTTTCTGAAGGAATTATGGCCGTCGATACGACCGGTCGTTCCTTCTCGCGGATCCGCAGAGCGGTCAAGGGTGCGGCGGAAAAAATCGAAGTGATGGGCAAAGGGGTTCGCACCCTGTCACAGGAAGCGGACGGTATGGAACAGGCGATGGAAGTTCTCCGCATCATTTCCCAAGAAACCTCCGCGAACACGGAGACGATTTCGGCCGCAGCGCAGCAGCAGCTCGCCTCGGTTGAGGAAATCGCTTCGTCATCGTCGGATCTCAGCCGTCTGGCCGACGAATTGCAAAATCTGGTCAGCCGCTTCAAGTTGTATGATTCCGCTGCCGCCGATAAGCTTAACGAAGAACCGGTGGAGCCCGGGAATGATTCGGCGGATGGGGGAAGTCAAGCCGGGATAGCCAGCTAG
- a CDS encoding Fur family transcriptional regulator, translated as MRHLNLTSQRQAVYDIVRESHDHPTAAEVMNRLVEKGHNLAYGTVYNSLRYLADKQLIRELKLGEAASRYDARMDDHQHIICERCGAVDEVMSHVPEPWMEAVAKETGYTIAHAHVVFGGICSACRNKAIN; from the coding sequence GTGAGACATCTTAATCTGACTTCCCAACGCCAAGCCGTCTACGATATTGTCCGCGAATCGCATGACCATCCGACCGCGGCGGAGGTTATGAACCGTCTGGTAGAGAAGGGGCATAATCTTGCCTATGGCACAGTCTACAATTCGCTCCGCTATCTCGCGGATAAACAATTGATCCGAGAACTGAAGCTGGGAGAGGCCGCCAGCCGTTACGATGCGAGAATGGACGACCACCAGCATATTATCTGCGAGCGGTGCGGAGCGGTGGATGAAGTGATGAGTCATGTGCCGGAGCCCTGGATGGAGGCCGTTGCGAAAGAAACCGGTTATACGATCGCACATGCGCATGTCGTCTTTGGAGGCATCTGTTCTGCCTGCCGAAATAAGGCTATTAACTGA
- a CDS encoding diguanylate cyclase, translated as MMIIKMINSLFANFCILVTFLFLSGMLSKKYTVIGRSSSRASSIVIGLLFGLFGMILMEYSFPVGPGIYANLRHLTIVIVSAYIGWLPAIICAAVLAVSRVLIYGLVDTSVSAFVSLVLIGLCCSWISVLRWSRMRKVMAGNLISMAICLAGFIFTLKDLKIIMEFFPLQLGVTLAAGLAVYYVAEYIQRSNDLYAQLEVRAATDYLTNLNNLHQFHRHLDTEMARAERHGESLSLLLIDIDHFKNINDTYGHPAGDAVLKQLARRLCNHSRSYDIVSRNGGEEFTILLPDCPLYQAQKAGERIRSAVENDRFLLPSGIKIHLTVSIGAASYPENIQDADGDLLSQYADKALYAAKNSGRNKVCAADTYFEG; from the coding sequence ATGATGATAATAAAAATGATCAATAGCCTATTTGCCAACTTTTGCATACTTGTTACTTTCCTCTTCCTGTCAGGCATGTTGTCCAAAAAGTATACCGTCATCGGCCGCTCCAGCAGCAGGGCCTCCAGCATCGTCATCGGACTGCTCTTCGGATTGTTCGGCATGATTCTGATGGAGTATTCCTTTCCGGTCGGGCCGGGAATCTATGCCAATCTCCGTCATTTAACAATTGTTATTGTATCCGCCTATATCGGCTGGCTCCCCGCCATAATTTGTGCGGCGGTCTTAGCCGTAAGCCGGGTACTTATCTATGGCTTGGTCGATACTTCGGTATCGGCGTTCGTCTCCCTGGTGCTTATCGGTCTCTGCTGCAGCTGGATTTCCGTACTCCGCTGGTCGCGCATGCGCAAGGTAATGGCCGGAAATTTGATTAGTATGGCGATCTGCCTCGCAGGATTTATTTTCACTCTGAAAGACCTCAAAATCATTATGGAGTTCTTTCCGCTGCAGCTTGGCGTCACTCTTGCCGCCGGACTGGCCGTTTATTATGTAGCCGAATATATTCAACGTTCCAACGATCTGTATGCCCAGCTTGAAGTGCGGGCCGCTACGGACTATCTGACCAATCTCAATAATTTGCACCAGTTCCACCGCCATTTGGATACAGAGATGGCCCGGGCAGAACGGCATGGGGAAAGTCTGTCGCTGCTCCTTATCGATATCGACCATTTCAAGAATATTAACGACACCTACGGCCATCCGGCGGGAGACGCCGTTCTGAAGCAGTTGGCCCGCCGTCTCTGTAATCATTCCCGGTCTTACGATATCGTATCCCGCAACGGCGGTGAAGAGTTTACGATCCTGCTCCCCGACTGCCCACTCTATCAGGCGCAAAAGGCCGGAGAACGCATCCGGTCCGCCGTGGAGAATGACCGTTTCTTGCTGCCTTCGGGCATTAAAATCCATCTCACCGTATCCATCGGGGCCGCATCCTATCCGGAAAATATACAGGATGCGGACGGCGACCTGCTTAGCCAATACGCAGACAAAGCACTCTATGCAGCCAAGAACTCGGGGAGAAACAAGGTTTGTGCCGCCGACACATACTTTGAAGGCTGA